A part of Fusarium graminearum PH-1 chromosome 3, whole genome shotgun sequence genomic DNA contains:
- a CDS encoding metal resistance protein YCF1, translating into MAFFNEQQQQQQQVLLETGSFTGFRPLQELGANYFTVSPFKQPLCGNPEGWGPMSPHRYDFTPCFIDVWIASVSVFGLLFGSLAVWWLLAKKPKQEGQTKNAHFYIKQVDTIAKSLLAIIILDVIAQFIVQIIYMPHIWYGDFRVLTTFLTILSLLVIFSVQWVEHSRIRYPSGIALFYWLFLLISYGVKLRSLISQQIYESNLPYFIIYCVGVGLSLAEFLIEWLWPRSNGPSGYEAIQEEEECPVEYANAFSQLAFSWMTPMMRYGYKVYLTEEDLWALAKDDKTKTTGARFDEAWRYELENHKKPSLWRVLFKAYGGPYCVAAIFKFFNDIAQYIQPQLLRLLISFVDSYGEGKTPQPIIKGAAIALAMFSCAVLQTTMVHQYFQLAFVTGMRIKGGLSSAIYRKSLRLSSEGRAAKSTGDIVNYMAVDGQRLQDLTQFAQQLWSAPFQIIICMVSLYNLVGWSMMAGIVVMIVMMPIQGFVARIMKNMQKEQMKNKDSRSRLINEIINNMKSIKLYAWGSAFMNKLNFVRNEKELKNLRKIGATQAFANFTWTTAPFFVSCSTFTVFVLTQDKPLTTDIVFPALALFNLLTFPLAILPMVITSIVEASVAIGRLTSFLTAEELQPNAITIKPAPEQLGEESIIIRDGTFSWNRHENKSTLTDIEYTAYKGELSCVVGRVGSGKSSFLQSILGDLWKVKGNVEVRGTVAYASQQTWILNATVKENIIFGYKYDAEFYEKTVHACALVDDFAQLPDGDETVVGERGISLSGGQKARVSLARAVYARADIYLLDDVLSAVDSHVGRHIIDNVLGTRGLLASKTRILATNAIAVLRQASYVSLIKDGQIIERGTYKELVAQKGPVAELLKTAGQESGNASSEPSSSASSSKAATIIEPDVGQAKEELEEAQEQVPEMAPIKTAASAKPRSSSMATLRRASTASFRGPRGKLTDEEIAGSKTKQSKEHLEQGKVKWSVYGEYAKMNNIYAVALYLFMLLASQTANIGGSVWLKEWSERNQKSNSNDHVGKYIGIYFAFGIGASALTVIQTLILWIFCSIEASRKLHERMANAIFRSPMSFFDTTPAGRILNRFSSDIYRVDEVLARTFNMLFVNAARSGFTLIVISVATPAFIALIIPLALTYYFIQRYYLRTSRELKRLDSVSRSPIYAHFQESLGGISTIRAYRQQQRFELENEWRVDANLRAYFPSISANRWLAVRLEFIGAIVILAAAGFSIMSVTGTRHLSPGIVGLAMSYALQITTSLNWIVRQTVEVETNIVSVERVLEYAALPSEAPEIITKNRPPVSWPAKGEVDFVNYSTRYREGLDLVLKNISLDIKSHEKIGVVGRTGAGKSSLTLALFRLIEPATGHIGIDNVDTSAIGLLDLRRRLAIIPQDAALFEGTVRDNLDPGHVHDDTELWSVLEHARLKDHVSSMDGGLEAKINEGGSNLSQGQRQLVSLARAMLTPSNILVLDEATAAVDVETDAMLQSTLRSPLFANRTIITVAHRLNTILDSDRVVVLDKGEVVEFDSPAELFKKQGVFYGLMKQAGLELE; encoded by the exons ATGGCTTTCTTTaacgagcagcagcagcagcagcagcaggttcTCTTGGAGACGGGCTCGTTCACAGGCTTTCGTCCGCTGCAAGAGCTTGGTGCGAACTATTTCACCGTCAGCCCATTCAAACAACCTCTGTGCGGAAACCCAGAAGGATGGGGCCCCATGAGTCCGCATCGCTATGATTTCACACCTTGCTTTATCGATGTCTGGATTGCTTCCGTGTCTGTGTTTGGTCTTTTGTTCGGATCGCTCGCTGTTTGGTGGTTgctcgccaagaagcccaagcagGAGGGACAGACCAAGAACGCGCACTTCTACATTAAACAGGTTGATACTATTGCCAAA TCCCTTCTCGCAatcatcatcctcgacgTCATTGCCCAGTTCATTGTCCAGATTATTTACATGCCTCATATCTGGTATGGCGACTTCCGAGTGTTGACCACTTTCCTGACTATCCTGTCGCTACTCGTCATCTTTTCTGTGCAATGGGTCGAACATTCGCGCATTCGATATCCCAGCGGCATCGCTCTCTTCTACTGGCTCTTCCTCCTAATATCCTACGGCGTAAAGCTACGATCTCTTATCTCGCAGCAAATATACGAGTCCAACCTGCCATACTTCATCATTTACTGCGTCGGAGTCGGACTGTCCCTCGCCGAATTTCTTATCGAGTGGCTATGGCCCAGAAGCAATGGCCCTAGTGGATATGAAGCCAttcaagaggaagaggaatgcCCCGTAGAGTATGCCAACGCCTTCTCCCAGCTCGCATTTTCTTGGATGACACCAATGATGCGATATGGTTACAAGGTGTATTTGACTGAGGAAGACCTCTGGGCTCTTGCCAAGGACGATAAGACAAAAACCACTGGCGCTCGCTTCGACGAAGCCTGGAGGTACGAATTAGAAAACCACAAGAAACCTTCGTTGTGGAGAGTTTTGTTCAAGGCATATGGCGGACCCTACTGTGTTGCTGCAatcttcaagttcttcaacgatATTGCTCAATACATTCAGCCTCAACTGCTCCGCCTGCTCATCTCGTTTGTCGATTCGTACGGCGAGGGCAAGACTCCGCAGCCCATCATCAAGGGTGCTGCTATTGCACTGGCCATGTTCTCCTGTGCAGTTTTGCAAACAACTATGGTGCACCAGTATTTCCAGCTCGCTTTTGTGACTGGCATGCGTATCAAGGGTGGTCTTTCCTCAGCCATCTACCGCAAGTCTCTTCGACTGTCGAGCGAGGGTAGAGCCGCAAAGTCCACTGGCGATATCGTCAACTATATGGCTGTCGATGGCCAACGTTTGCAGGATCTTACCCAATTCGCACAGCAACTCTGGTCTGCGCCATTCCAGATCATCATTTGCATGGTATCTTTATACAACCTGGTTGGTTggtccatgatggcgggTATTGTTGTCATGATTGTTATGATGCCGATCCAAGGCTTTGTAGCTCGTATTATGAAGAACATGCAAAAGGAacagatgaagaacaaggattCCAGGAGCCGTCTGATCAACGAgattatcaacaacatgaagagcatcaagctttATGCCTGGGGATCTGCCTTTAtgaacaagctcaacttTGTCCGaaatgagaaggagctcaagaatTTGCGAAAGATTGGCGCCACGCAAGCTTTTGCCAATTTCACTTGGACTACAGCGCCTTTCTTCGTGTCCTGCTCAACCTTTACCGTCTTCGTTCTGACCCAGGACAAGCCCCTGACCACTGACATCGTCTTCCCTGcgctggccttgttcaacCTCCTGACTTTCCCACTTGCTATCCTCCCCATGGTTATCACATCCATTGTCGAAGCCTCTGTTGCCATTGGACGACTGACAAGCTTCCTCACCGCCGAGGAGCTCCAGCCCAATGCAATTACAATCAAGCCTGCCCCCGAGCAGCTTGGTGAAGAGAGTATTATTATCCGTGATGGTACATTTTCATGGAACCGCCACGAGAACAAGTCTACACTGACTGATATTGAATACACTGCTTACAAGGGCGAGCTTTCTTGTGTTGTCGGTCGTGTTGGTTCCGGCAAGTCCTCTTTCCTACAAAGCATTCTTGGCGACCTATGGAAGGTGAAGGGCAATGTCGAGGTGCGAGGAACTGTCGCATATGCATCTCAACAAACCTGGATTCTGAACGCTACTGTTAAGGAGAACATCATTTTCGGTTACAAGTACGACGCCGAGTTCTACGAGAAAACTGTACATGCATGCGCGCTGGTCGATGACTTTGCCCAGCTTCCAGACGGAGATGAGACCGTTGTTGGTGAAAGAGGTATCTCCTTGAGTGGCGGTCAGAAGGCTCGTGTCTCCCTAGCTCGCGCTGTCTATGCTCGTGCCGATATTTACCTTCTCGACGACGTTCTCTCTGCTGTTGATTCTCATGTTGGCCGTCACATCATCGACAACGTCCTGGGAACTCGTGGTCTACTTGCCTCGAAGACTCGAATTCTTGCCACTAACGCCATCGCTGTGCTTCGTCAGGCTAGCTACGTGAGTCTGATCAAGGACGGACAGATTATCGAGCGAGGAACGTATAAAGAGCTGGTTGCTCAGAAGGGTCCTGTCgctgagcttctcaagactgccgGACAAGAGTCTGGCAATGCCAGCAGTGAGCCTAGCTCCAGTGCTTCAAGCAGTAAAGCCGCTACAATCATCGAACCAGACGTTGGTCAGGCCaaggaagagcttgaagaggcTCAGGAACAAGTCCCGGAGATGGCCCCTATCAAGACTGCCGCTAGTGCCAAGCCTCGCTCAAGTAGCATGGCAACTCTTCGTCGTGCCAGCACTGCTAGTTTCAGGGGTCCTCGAGGCAAGCTCACAGATGAGGAAATCGCAGGTTCCAAGACTAAGCAGAGCAAGGAGCATCTGgagcaaggcaaggtcaagtgGTCAGTCTATGGCGAATAcgccaagatgaacaacaTCTATGCTGTCGCTCTTTACTTGTTTATGCTGCTCGCTTCGCAAACTGCCAACATTGGTGGCTCGGTTTGGCTCAAGGAGTGGTCTGAGCGAAACCAAAAGTCCAACTCAAACGATCACGTCGGCAAGTACATCGGCATCTACTTTGCATTTGGTATCGGAGCCTCCGCCCTCACTGTTATTCAAACCCTGATTCTCTGGATTTTCTGCTCCATTGAGGCGTCTCGAAAGCTTCACGAGCGCATGGCCAACGCTATCTTCCGCTCTCCCATGTCCTTCTTCGACACAACACCAGCTGGAAGAATCCTTAACCGATTCTCCAGTGACATCTACCGCGTCGACGAAGTCCTGGCCAGGACCTTCAATATGCTTTTTGTCAATGCCGCTCGATCAGGATTCACTTTGATTGTCATCTCGGTCGCGACACCGGCTTTCATCGCTTTAATCATCCCTCTCGCCCTGACTTACTACTTCATCCAGAGATACTACCTCAGGACATCCCGTGAGCTCAAGCGACTTGATAGTGTCAGCCGCAGCCCCATCTATGCACACTTCCAGGAATCGCTTGGTGGTATTTCAACCATTCGGGCATAccgacagcagcagcgattTGAGCTGGAGAACGAATGGCGTGTTGACGCTAACCTCCGTGCTTACTTCCCTTCCATCAGTGCCAATCGCTGGCTCGCCGTCCGCCTCGAGTTCATCGGCGCTATCGTCATTctagctgctgctggcttttCCATCATGTCCGTCACTGGTACTAGGCACCTCAGCCCCGGTATTGTTGGTCTGGCCATGTCATATGCTCTGCAGATTACAACTTCACTCAACTGGATCGTCCGCCAAACTGTAGAGGTTGAGACTAATATTGTATCGGTGGAGCGTGTCCTTGAATATGCAGCTCTACCCAGCGAGGCACCCGAGATTATTACCAAGAACCGACCCCCTGTCTCGTGgcctgccaagggcgaggTTGATTTTGTCAACTATAGCACACGTTATCGCGAGGGCCTGGATTTGGTGCTCAAAAATATAAGCCTCGACATCAAGTCGCACGAGAAGATCGGCGTCGTTGGTCGCACTGGAGCGGGCAAGTCATCGCTCACACTCGCCTTGTTCCGTCTCATCGAACCGGCAACGGGCCACATCGGCATTGATAATGTCGATACATCTGCCATTGGTTTGCTCGATCTACGCCGAAGACTGGCCATTATTCCACAGGACGCAGCACTATTCGAAGGCACTGTCCGGGATAATCTTGACCCTGGACACGTCCATGACGACACTGAGCTTTGGAGTGTATTGG AGCACGCGCGACTCAAGGACCACGTTTCAAGCATGGATGGTGGGTTGGAGGCCAAGATTAACGAAGGAG GCTCCAACCTTTCTCAAGGCCAAAGACAGCTGGTCTCGCTCGCTCGCGCAATGCTTACCCCGTccaacatccttgttctGGACGAGGCTACTGCTGCCGTCGATGTTGAGACGGACGCAATGCTGCAGAGCACCCTCCGATCACCCCTGTTCGCAAACcgcaccatcatcactgtaGCCCATCGCCTCAATACCATCCTCGACAGCGACCGTGTGGTGGTGCTTGATAAGGGTGAGGTGGTTGAGTTTGATAGTCCAGCTGAGCTTTTCAAAAAGCAAGGCGTTTTCTATGGACTTATGAAACAAGCTGGCTTGGAACTAGAATAG